One Salvia splendens isolate huo1 chromosome 1, SspV2, whole genome shotgun sequence genomic window, CAGGCTGCATATTATGGTGCGGGACTTCTGTGTGAGAGGAAGTTCATTCTTCCTGTTATGGACTACTTCCCTACGCCTATCTTAAGAAAACATTTGGCTTGCAATTGAATCTCAAACATTTTCCAGATAAAGAAACAATAAGGAAGGTTGCACATACAGCAAAGAGGATTATTGAATATCTTTTCTCCCCACTAAATCTATCAGATTTTGGATTCATACACCCAACTGTCAGACTTCCAAATCAGTTAGGGGAATTAGCTATGGAGCTCAATTCAACTGTTGGATATGTGGTTGACTACTGCAAGATCAATTCCAACTCTGTCAGTGATTCTCCTGGTGTTAGTTCATCATCAAGATCTGCACTCAAGAGTCAAATTGACCATTTGACGATTGCAAAGGAGCTGATTGCTAGGTTATAAGGGGAGAGAATAAAGTCAGCTCCGAGTCCGGTTGAGCTGATTGCAATAAATACATACAGCGCCGACTAACTGGCTATTCATCCAACCGACGACAAATCCTCCCAATTGTCGGAATGGGAGGCATTGTTACGTCCACACTTGCTAAATATGTTTATCATCATCCAATGATCATGGACCAATATGATATTCGAGCTTGGGTCACAATATCACAGGATTATAGCATACCAAGTATTCTCTCACAATTACTAGCTTCGCTCAAAGGAAAAGTAGAGCGAGTTGAAAGGGATTCATTGAAAGTAATCGAAGCAGAGATgcttgaaattaaaaaaaatttatcagGGAGGAGGTATCTCATAGTAATAGATGACATTTGGAGTGTGGTAGCTTGGAATCACATACAGTGGCTATTTCCTAACAATCATAACAGAAGCCGGATCATATTAACCACAAGGCTAATGGATGTGGCGACTAATGCCGCCATTTCATCGAACATTCATATGATGCGTTTCTTGGATGATGTACAAAGTTTGCGTTTGTTCCAAGACAAGGTTTTTGGAGATCAAGATTGTCCTATTGAGCTGCAAAGTGTGGGGGAAAAAATTGTAAAAGGGTGTGGAGGACTGCCTCTCTCAATTGTTACTGTGGCAGGACTTTTATCAAGGATTCCTAGAACTCCAAAGTTGTGGAAGCAAATTGAAGTAAATGATGGGCAGTTGGGATCAATATTATCTTTGAGTTACAACCACTTGCCTCTACATTTGAGGAAGTGTTTCTTGTATATGGCAGCATTCCCTCAAGAGTATGACATCCGTGCCTCTGAACTCATCAAACTTTGGGTTGCTGAGGGCTATATGCTAAGGCGATATGCATTTGAAACCGTAGATTTGTTGGCAGAGCATTGCTTGGAGGATCTGACCAGGCAAAGTCTAGTTTTGGTCACTAGCCGGAAAATTGATGGCAAAATCAAAAGTTGCAGGCTGCATAGTATGGTGCGGGACTCTTGTGTGAAACAGGCCGGGCAAGAGAAGTTCCTTCTCCCTGTTATGGACTACTTCCCTACTCCTATCCTGAGAAGACATTTTCTTCCACAAGTCCTCCAAAATCATCGCCGTGTAAGTGTTAGTTGGCACGATCTAAATCTTAAAGACTCTGGGCATAGCTCATGTACCACTTGTATCATATGCATCCCACAAAGAGGGTATAGGCCCAAAAGCTCTGTACAAAACTTTACTTCACTTAGGGTCCTTCATGTTTTACGTAGAAATGATCGTTCATATCGGGAACTAGGTCAAGTGTTTGAACTGAGTAATCTTACTTACCTTGCTTCCAACATCCCTGATAGTATTGTCCCTCCAGCTATAGCAAAGCTTCAAAATCTGCAGTCTTTAATTATTTACAGATCTGATGTTCGTTTGCCAGTAGAGATTTGGAGTCTGAGGATGTTGAGACATCTTATTGCCTTCACATTTCAACCTTTACCCCTTCCCAAAAGAGCAACTCTTTCTCTAGTGCACTTGAAAACGCTTTCTATGGCAATAGACTTTGTCTGTAGTGAAAAGGTGGTGGAAATGATTCCCAACATTAAAAAGTTAGGAATATGTTACTCTCAAGAGAAGTTTGGTTCTGGCTATTATTGTCTTGGCAATCTTATACGTTTTCATCGAGTTGAGAAACTGAAATTGGAGATGCATCATGGTTCATACGTGccacgtctgatttatttacCTTTGTCACTGAACAAGTTAGAACTGAGTGGCGGGTGGATTTCTTGGAGAGATATGATGATTGTTGGTTCGTTGCCTAATCTTCAAGTGGTGAAACTAAAGAACCATGCTTGCCATGGGGAACACTGGGAAACCATTGAGGGGGAATTTGGTAATTTGATACTCCTGCTTATCGATGAATCAAATCTGCAGCGTTGGACAGCTAAAAGTAGCCACTTTCCGAGGCTCAAGTGCCTAATGCTTCATCGTTGTCCATACTTGGATGAGATTCCACATGATTTTGGAAATATTCATCCACTTAAACTGATTGAGATCGATGATCAcaaaaatatatacaatatatacATAGGAAAGATCACAAAAATGATCCCTTGTGAAGTGTTCTTGATCCTCTTTCAAACCTGACCGTGTCCATCATACAGTGTAAGGAACTCATAAAAGTTGCAATAGCTAtgcatcttcctctctttttAACATTTATCAGTTCTTAGAATATCGGTTGATTCCTGTCATTTTTTCAGATGCAAAGCTTTAAGGATGTAGCTTATCAGATATTCTACCGATAAAGGCAAATAAATAAAGGTGCAATGGTTGTTGAATGTTGATGTTTGTTTAAGTATGAATGGTTGATAAAATCCTACTTGTTTCCAAGCTGGTTTCAAATAACTGTGAATGATAAATATTGTGTAACAATGTGTAGTATTTCTCaaagttaaatgtttgtttggattatcattcttgtttacaataCTCTACGTACGGAAGAAATAGGCTAATCTGGATGGTACTTTGTCATTGTTAATGTAGTTGAACCAGTTTGTATACACAAGGGAGAGCATTCAAAGGCAAATAAGTGATACTCCCTCTATCtcctaaaaatataaactcttttctttttggtctgttttctaaaaatataattttttttattttagagaatttctttctttctaatgaagtgagactcattttacagtaacacacttttctttctatctcttactttaccaattttacattaaaactcgtaccattttaaaagtttctatttttaggggacggatAAGAGAGTAGTACACTATAAGAGTGGAAAGGAACAATTTGTAAATATGATTATCAATGCTAAATTAAGACGTTTCATTGCCTCATTTGACACTATATCGATAAGAGGAATATGCCATGTAATATGAActtaagagcatccccatccgtgctcttaccaacgagcacggatgtgggcccggacccacttttactccctgttCTTAGGCAATagtacaacacccacatccgtgctcttccgcaaggacaagctcaagattcccaccattctattattcaatttaaataaaaatatttccacaatattaaaatgcattaaaattacctgaaatactattacaaattataaaaaaaattaaaattacataattaaaatcctaaaaattaaaaattacataattaaaatcctaaaaattaaaaattacataattaaaattctaaaaaataaaaattacataattaaactcctaaaaaataaaaatttcataattaaaggctaaaaatacccatgtggaagactattcatccggctttACCCCAAATGTTCTTTGAATAgcccgtatcattgccacatgcgatcAAAGTTGCtagggggtcatagttgacctatcggccaaattgagttgggccaaagcccccacaacgagttggtggggggttgaggtggcacaaagggagcgggagcgggatcgggggcggatggagtcgcggcgcgatggcggttggccgtcgacttcttccttccttgcggccggcgttgggaactactcgggccggcgtcagagctacccaagttagctccggcgagctgggtggacacctcatcggagccggcgtcggatagggataccgacctcgaccgttttcCGGAGGAGCTAGacgaggatgatacgcctcccctatacttcggatgcacacgcacctcctgccaaacattgaggtacttgaacggtttgtagtgttgggattggtaggtcgccaacgcggcactgataatgtcgacctcgcttctgccgctccccgcctaccgctcttcctggaggtaatacccctggaacttttgcatttcttcgttggctctgtatatgacattgcgcaccatactctcgttgcgctcgattgttccagccggccaGTTTTGATTGTActggcgacagatgcgccaccaaaaatggtccccggattggttcgtgtcattcttcggatcttcggagatagacaaaaacgctttgaataattgatccatctcccccggagtgtacggggtgcggacaccacgagtaggaacagaaggagtttgagagccgccgctccctcccgctctaggtacgggtggttcgggtACCCACCCGTATTGGCcctcgggggcatcttggtcgtccatcGGGTAAGGCCGATAGCCACCCGGAGCGGCCGAAAATTCCGTTTttggactaggaaatggttgcaAGCCGAACCATttgtggttccaaccgcgggagtcggaggtGTGATCACCGGAGTcagacatttttttgttgtaagagtgaaagaaagattgagaattgtaagaatggaaatgagagaatttagatgagaattgtgtagtgtggtgtgaaattttttgtgtggaagtgggggtatttatagatgaaaatgttaatttttggagaaaaaaatttaaaaataaattaaaagtgggaagaaaacggatataattttttgggaagtgagaaaatatttttttaatcggattttttaattaaaatccgatttttttttaaaaaaaaaacaaaattgccAACGGTattgtcgttggccaatcagaggaggacacgtcagctgctcgctggcatggACGTGCTCGAAGCATCGAGTAGCGACATGCCAGCGGCGAGAGCGCAGCGGCAGACAGCGggtgccgtgccgctggcacggacggacgccgtccttcaaccactgcggatgctctaagtaatGGCAAAAAGTGATACGTGATGGGCTCAAAGTGTATGATGCTTTTAATAGTACTatctccgtcccacattaagtgtcacatttagtgtaggcccgagttttaaaaaatgtaaaaaaaagtggGTTGATAAGTTAGTAGATATGAGTCCCAcgtatatatattagttttataataaaatgttagtagaattagttggtggaatgtggggtctacttaccatttatagtaaagtgaaatgtgactcttattgtgagacggcccgaaatgacaaaatgtgacatttattatgggacggaagtagtatatttgtattgtaaagaAGTAGAGCATCAGTTCAGAACGTTTAGAACATGCAGTCATTCTTTATTAGACATATATATGTTCAATCGGGAGATTTTCTAGTTTTCTCGAATTTTCTAATTATTCCTGCATGGCGAGAGTTGAGGTGGTGGTTCTGAGTGTTGAGGCTTTATAGCACCAGCAATGGAGGCAGGTCGCAAGGGCCGAGCGATCGGCCTCCCCATCGGCTGTCATAGGCCACCATTGTGGGGAGGGAGCCCATCTCCAACCCCCAACGCCTCCGCCCCATGCCCGATCAATCGCCCCAGCCGATACCTCATCGGCCCTGCGATGGGCCTCCATTGCGGAGGCTCGGGCCGATGGCAAAGCcgattttcatatatttttttcaaaaattaattttttaattttcttctcTGTTATAAATACCTCAATCTACTATCCTTCATTTCACACACCCACATCCTTCTctacttcatattttttttctcactAGAAATGTCTTTTAATTCCACTTCCAATATTGTAATATATTGaagaatgaatttattatgtaattttatttatattatttaaacATTCATGCTTGATttagtttttaaaatgaaatatcaTATATTACATTGTCTTTAATTTACATCaacaattaaaagtgaaataaaatagtgatgatGTAGAAATGAGATCAACTCTGAGATAGGCTCTATGATGTGCTCTCATTGCAGGGAGATAGGCTCTGGGATGAGCCTGCTGACATGGCAGAAAAAAAAGGAGATAGAGTCTGAGATGGGCTCCGGAGATAGGccaccattgctaatgctcttagcgGGAGATAGGGACTGGACGACCAGTGGTGACATGGTGGCGTTTATATGACCGTTAAGATGCCAACAGTATAATAGTAGAACGTATAAAAAGGGGAAAACCATTCAAAATCATTAAAATGGAAACATTTAAAAACAGAATTATTGCagatttatttactttttccacGTTTAACAATGGATCCCACACAACTTTTTTTAATCCCAATTCATCATAaaacaagtggaagaattgGTGGCACCAATCTCAAGCCATAATCATTTTAGTTTAACAAATTGGCTGCATACACTGATATGGCTTATGAAGCTCTGGAATCCCTGCAACAAACCTTACTTCAAATCCTTGTACGCGGCGATTATCTCATCACTCCTCCTGTTAAATACCAAATTATATCCATCCACGACAGAGCTGTTGTCTTGCAATTGAATCTCAATCAGTTTCCATATAAAGAATCAATAAGAGATGTAGCAAATACAGCAAAAGAGATTATTCAATCTGTTTTCTCCCTAGAAAATCTATCAATTTGTGGATCCATAACTGTCCGGCTTTCAGATCAGTTGGGGCAACTGGCTGAGCAGCTCCAATCAACGGTTGCATTTATGGTTGGCTACATACGGCAACGGAGTGATTCTGCAATTGAGAGTGAAGTTGAAGATCCAACGGAGATGATTGCAATAAATTCAAACGGGTTGAGGAGGTTAGCGGAGAATATAATGTCAATTGGAAGAGAATCAGAAGAGGAAGATTCGAGTGATTCACAtgtttcggttggttttgatgatGATTTGAATGATTCTGCTGCTCTTGACCTTCCTGAAAACCCTAGCGATTCACCATCAATATATCCACCCACGAGCAAAGATGATGTGATTGGCTTTGATGAAGATATAGCACAGCTGATGGAGCGAGTAACTGACTATTCATTATCCAACCGACAAATCCTCCCTATTGTGGGAATGGGAGGCATTGGTAAGTCCACACTTGCTAAATATGTTTATAATCATCCAATGATCATGCATCAATATGATATTCGAGCTTGGGTCACAGTATCACAAGATTGTTGTATAGTAAATATTCTCTCACAATTACTAGCTTCGCTCAAAGGAAAAGTAGGTCCAGTTGGAACGGATTCATTGATAGTAATAGATGCAGAGAAgcttgaaattttcaaaatcttaTCGGGGAGGAGGTATCTCATAGTAATAGACGACATTTGGAGTGTGGAAGCTTGGGATCACGTGCAGAAGCTATTTCCGGACAATAATAATGGAAGCTGGATCATATTAACCACAAGGCTAATGGATGTGGCGACTTATGCTGCCATTTCGTGGAACATTCATGTGATGCGTTTCATGGATGACGAAGATAGTTGGCGTCTGTTCCAACACAAGGTTTTTGGAGATCACGATTGTCCTCTTGAGCTACAAAGTGTTGGggaaaaaattgtaaaaagatGTGGAGGACTGCCCCTCTCAATTGTTACTATGGCAGGACTTTTATCGAGGATTCCTAGAACTCCAAAGTTGTGGCAGCAAATTGAAGTAAATGATGGGCAGTTGGTATCAATATTATATTTGAGTTACAACCACTTGCCTCTACATTTGAGGAAGTGCTTCTTGTATATGGCTGGTTTCCCTCAAGAGTATGACATCCGTGCCTCTGAACTCATCAAACTTTGGGTTGCTGAGGGGTTTTTGGAATGTCGAAACGAATCTAAAAGCATAGAAATGACGGCGGAGGAGTGCTTGGAGGATCTGATCAAGCAAAGTCTAGTATTGATCAGTAGCCGGAAAAGTGATGGCAAAATCAAAAGTTGCAGGCTGCATAGTATGGTGTGGGACTTTTGTGTGAGACAGGCTGGCAAAGAGAAGTTCATTCTTTCTGTCACGGAATACTTCCCTAATCTTATCCTGAGAAGGCATTTTCTTCCACAAGTCCTCCAAAATCATCACCGCATAAGTGTTAGTTGGTATGATCTTAATCTTAAAGACTATATGCATAGTTCATGCACCACCTCTATTATATGCATCCCACAGAGAGGGTATAGGCCCAAAGGCTCTGTAAAGAACTTTACCTCACTTAGGGTACTTCACGTTTTACGTAGAAATGATCATTCATATTGGGAGCTAGGTCAAGTGTTTGAATTGATTTATCTCACTTACCTTGCTTCCTACATTCCCGATGATATTGTTTCTGCGGCTATAGCAAAGCTTCAGAATCTGcaaactttaattatttatagatCTAATGTTCATTTGCCTGTGGAGATTTGGAGCCTGAGGCAGTTGAGAAATCTTATTGCCTTCTCATTTTGTCCTTTACTCCTTCCTgaaggagaaactctttctCTAGAAAActtacacacacttcacatggCAACAAACTTTACATGTAGTGGAAGGATGGTGGGAATGCTCCCAAACATTAAAAAGTTGGGAATATGCTACCCTGAAGTGAAGTTTGGTGTAGGTTACCATCTTGGCAACCTTATACATTTGTTTAAACTTGAGAAGCTGAAATTGAATATGCATAACTCATACGTGCCACGTCTGAATCCTATTTTTCCTCTGTCACTGAAGAAGTTGGAATTGAGTGGCGGGTGGATTTATTGGAGAGATATGACGATTGTTGGTTCGTTGCCAAATCTTCAAGTGTTGAAACTAAAGAACTATGCTTGCTATGGGGAACACTGGGGTATCTTTGACGAGGAATTTGGTAATTTGGTACATCTGCTTATCGATGAATCAAATCTCAAGTGTTGGACAATTGAATGTAGTCCATTTCCGAGGCTCCAGAGCCTAACGCTTCTTCGTTGTCCATACTTGGATGAGATTCCATATGATATTGGATTGATTCCATTACTGCAAGTGATTGAGAttgatgatcataaccaatctCTTTTGTACTCGGCAAAAAAAATACAAGAGGAACGCCAGGACTGGGTAAGAGAAGACCTAAAAGTTGTTGTGAAGCGTTCTTGATACTCATTCAAACTTGATTGTGTGCTTCACATCAGGTAAAGTTTTCATAAAAGTTGCAAGGTTTTACTTTGTGTTTAGTAACCATACTGTATAGAGTAAGCTAACTAAGAGGTTATGAAAAGGCACACACTTTGCCAATAGTTAAGCATCTTTCTCAGTTCACAGAGTGTTGGTTGATTCctatcatttttttcttctcattttcagatgcagagcTTTGATGAGGTAGCTAGTGAGATAGTCTACCTACTGACGGTTTATTTAAGTATGAATCATTGATAGACTCCTACTTGTTTGCTAGCTACTTTCAAATGACTCTGAATGAAAAATGTTTGTGTTATCAGATATTGTATAGACGAAAGAGGTAGGTAATTAAATGTAAATGGTTGGTGATGTTTGTTAAAGTTTAAATGTTAGTTTGGATTAACATTCTTGTTTACATGGTTTACTGATCACAACTAATGATGAAAATTTCAGCCAAAACAAACCTTTTAAGAATAGGGTAAGCACTTATGCTGGTGGGCCGAGGTCTTTTGGGCTCATTGCTATTGGGCTCCCGTTGTGGGATTTCGGCAGTGAATTGTGGACCACCTTATGGGCTACAATTTGGGTCCTCATTTGCAGTTTTCGTCTTCATTGCCTATATTTAAAACAATCAATAGTAGGGAGTATATTTAAGTGTTTATGTCATTCATTAAAATAATGATTTAAAGTGTGGTCTATTATTCTACTATGAATCAATTGAATTGAGGCACTAATTTATCACTGTGGGCTCTTATGCGtagattaattaaattttgaatgtgtgtatttgaaATAATCAGCCTAAACGGAGGTTGTCGAAAAATTAATGGTCATGAACGCTACCAAGAACCAAGCGGCAAGAATGGATCAAGCGTGAATTGTTGGAGATTCATAAGTGTGATTTGTATTTAAATCAaatcacatatataaatattttaggTACGTAAGACCTACCACTAATTGAAATTTTCGATACACAAAAACTAAGATTTAACTATTACACCACTCATActcaaattttgatttatttttctaaatctAATTAGTGCTTTGGCTTTTAATCAGATTAATTACCAAGAACACAAAGCCAAGACAAGACGTAAGCAAGGACCAAATCCAGAGTTATGCAATCCAACGGTCTTCATTAATCTTTAGGTTATTATTTTGCACCATATATCTCTGACACCCACCATGTGCCAATTACAAAAACATACATATTAAATAAGTACTTATAAAAATCCGgtgtaggttttttttttttttttttgatatttaCAGCTAACTAACTAGTCATAATTTGATATTTACAATATAAAAATTTGATGGTCCTTCCATATCAAGTGACATGATAATTTGGTATATCTCACCAATAATTTTTTGACAAATGGACATAAAAAAGGACCTGCATTCCACATCTATTTAACATTAATTCACTAATCTAACGGTTTCATTAATCAGTTTATGGAAAGtagtataatactattaaatatgGAATTATCATACCATAGAATTAGAGTGAAATATACTCCAATATCTctcttataaaataaaaatatttttatgtgtATTCAATTTTCATTCGGTGTTTTCATACAATATAGAGAAGAAATTATTTTCAATTCTTCAATTTTCATTCGTTTTTTTCATACAATATAGAGAAGAAATTATTTTCAATTCTCCATCCCTTTTGATTTCCTCCAAagctttttataaaatatacatGTATGTGTTTGTTTGACTACATAG contains:
- the LOC121792215 gene encoding putative late blight resistance protein homolog R1A-10, producing MGGIVTSTLAKYVYHHPMIMDQYDIRAWVTISQDYSIPSILSQLLASLKGKVERVERDSLKVIEAEMLEIKKNLSGRRYLIVIDDIWSVVAWNHIQWLFPNNHNRSRIILTTRLMDVATNAAISSNIHMMRFLDDVQSLRLFQDKVFGDQDCPIELQSVGEKIVKGCGGLPLSIVTVAGLLSRIPRTPKLWKQIEVNDGQLGSILSLSYNHLPLHLRKCFLYMAAFPQEYDIRASELIKLWVAEGYMLRRYAFETVDLLAEHCLEDLTRQSLVLVTSRKIDGKIKSCRLHSMVRDSCVKQAGQEKFLLPVMDYFPTPILRRHFLPQVLQNHRRVSVSWHDLNLKDSGHSSCTTCIICIPQRGYRPKSSVQNFTSLRVLHVLRRNDRSYRELGQVFELSNLTYLASNIPDSIVPPAIAKLQNLQSLIIYRSDVRLPVEIWSLRMLRHLIAFTFQPLPLPKRATLSLVHLKTLSMAIDFVCSEKVVEMIPNIKKLGICYSQEKFGSGYYCLGNLIRFHRVEKLKLEMHHGSYVPRLIYLPLSLNKLELSGGWISWRDMMIVGSLPNLQVVKLKNHACHGEHWETIEGEFGNLILLLIDESNLQRWTAKSSHFPRLKCLMLHRCPYLDEIPHDFGNIHPLKLIEIDDHKNIYNIYIGKITKMIPCEVFLILFQT
- the LOC121753391 gene encoding putative late blight resistance protein homolog R1B-23, yielding MAYEALESLQQTLLQILVRGDYLITPPVKYQIISIHDRAVVLQLNLNQFPYKESIRDVANTAKEIIQSVFSLENLSICGSITVRLSDQLGQLAEQLQSTVAFMVGYIRQRSDSAIESEVEDPTEMIAINSNGLRRLAENIMSIGRESEEEDSSDSHVSVGFDDDLNDSAALDLPENPSDSPSIYPPTSKDDVIGFDEDIAQLMERVTDYSLSNRQILPIVGMGGIGKSTLAKYVYNHPMIMHQYDIRAWVTVSQDCCIVNILSQLLASLKGKVGPVGTDSLIVIDAEKLEIFKILSGRRYLIVIDDIWSVEAWDHVQKLFPDNNNGSWIILTTRLMDVATYAAISWNIHVMRFMDDEDSWRLFQHKVFGDHDCPLELQSVGEKIVKRCGGLPLSIVTMAGLLSRIPRTPKLWQQIEVNDGQLVSILYLSYNHLPLHLRKCFLYMAGFPQEYDIRASELIKLWVAEGFLECRNESKSIEMTAEECLEDLIKQSLVLISSRKSDGKIKSCRLHSMVWDFCVRQAGKEKFILSVTEYFPNLILRRHFLPQVLQNHHRISVSWYDLNLKDYMHSSCTTSIICIPQRGYRPKGSVKNFTSLRVLHVLRRNDHSYWELGQVFELIYLTYLASYIPDDIVSAAIAKLQNLQTLIIYRSNVHLPVEIWSLRQLRNLIAFSFCPLLLPEGETLSLENLHTLHMATNFTCSGRMVGMLPNIKKLGICYPEVKFGVGYHLGNLIHLFKLEKLKLNMHNSYVPRLNPIFPLSLKKLELSGGWIYWRDMTIVGSLPNLQVLKLKNYACYGEHWGIFDEEFGNLVHLLIDESNLKCWTIECSPFPRLQSLTLLRCPYLDEIPYDIGLIPLLQVIEIDDHNQSLLYSAKKIQEERQDWVREDLKVVVKRS